From Chlorocebus sabaeus isolate Y175 chromosome 15, mChlSab1.0.hap1, whole genome shotgun sequence, the proteins below share one genomic window:
- the ACTRT3 gene encoding actin-related protein T3, with translation MRSTVRPASPCAWGPPEPPPAPQDSGLRGPCRGLCDAAFQAVGPGRVRSQSGPETGGGGGSGGMNHCQLPVVIDNGSGVIKAGLAGSREPQFIYPNIIGRAKGQSRAAPGGLELCVGDQAQDWRSSLSISYPVERGLITSWEDMEIMWKHIYDYNLKLKPCDGPVLITEPALNPLANRQQIVEVFFEHLGVPAFYMSIQAVLALFAAGFTTGLVLDSGAGVTQSVPIFEGYCLPHGVQQLDLAGLDLTNYLMVLMKNHGIMLLSASDRKIVEDIKETFCYVAMNYEEEMAKKPDCLEKVYQLPDGQVVRLHDQLFSCPEALFSPSRMNLEAPGIDKICLSSIMKCDTGLRNSFFSNIILAGGSTSFPGLDKRLVKDIAKMAPANTAVQVIAPPERKISVWMGGSILASLSAFQDMWITAAEFKEVGPNIVHQRCF, from the exons ATGAGGAGCACAGTGCGTCCAGCGAGTCCTTGCGCCTGGGGGCCTCCCGAACCCCCGCCTGCGCCGCAGGACTCGGGCCTCAGGGGGCCGTGCCGGGGCCTCTGTGACGCGGCGTTTCAGGCAGTCGGCCCCGGCAGAGTCCGCAGCCAGAGCGGCCCAGAGAcaggaggcggcggcggcagcggcggcatGAACCACTGCCAGCTTCCGGTGGTGATCGACAACGGCTCGGGAGTGATCAAGGCGGGCCTGGCTGGGAGCAGGGAGCCCCAGTTTATCTACCCGAATATCATCGGCCGCGCCAAGGGCCAGAGCCGCGCGGCGCCGGGCGGGTTAGAACTCTGCGTGGGTGACCAAGCTCAGGACTGGAGGAGCTCGCTGTCCATCAG TTACCCAGTGGAGCGTGGTCTCATTACTTCATGGGAGGACATGGAGATCATGTGGAAGCATATCTATGACTATAACCTAAAGCTGAAGCCGTGTGATGGCCCAGTCTTGATTACTGAGCCAGCCCTGAACCCACTGGCCAACCGGCAACAGATCGTGGAAGTGTTTTTTGAGCATCTGGGTGTTCCTGCCTTCTATATGTCCATCCAGGCTGTGCTGGCTCTCTTTGCTGCTGGCTTCACTACTGGTCTTGTGCTGGATTCAGGTGCTGGGGTTACCCAGAGTGTGCCCATCTTTGAGGGTTACTGTCTGCCTCATGGTGTGCAGCAATTGGATCTGGCGGGCCTTGACCTCACCAACTACCTCATGGTGCTAATGAAGAACCATGGTATCATGTTGCTTAGTGCTTCAGACAGAAAGATTGTTGAAGACATCAAGGAGACGTTTTGTTATGTGGCAATGAACTACGAAGAGGAAATGGCCAAGAAACCTGATTGTCTAGAGAAAGTTTACCAACTACCTGATGGGCAGGTCGTCCGGCTCCATGACCAGCTCTTTTCTTGTCCAGAGGCCCTCTTCTCTCCGAGTCGTATGAACCTTGAGGCCCCTGGCATTGATAAGATATGCCTTAGTAGCATAATGAAATGTGATACAGGCCTGAGGAATTCCTTCTTTTCCAATATTATCCTTGCCGGGGGATCAACCTCTTTCCCTGGTTTAGACAAGCGGCTAGTTAAGGATATAGCAAAGATGGCTCCTGCCAACACCGCTGTGCAAGTTATAGCTCCCCCAGAAAGGAAAATATCAGTGTGGATGGGAGGTTCTATTCTTGCATCCTTGTCTGCCTTCCAGGACATGTGGATCACTGCTGCAGAATTTAAAGAAGTTGGACCCAACATAGTACACCAAAGATGCTTCTGA